A window of Theileria parva strain Muguga chromosome 4 map unlocalized ctg_529, whole genome shotgun sequence genomic DNA:
tagggtatatttataaaaataagaataatttaaaattattagtgtatgattaaaatacaaaatttttataaaatggtggtttattttatttttcctTCCACACATAAGCTACATCTCACTATAAATtgtatttaataattcttATGTTTATATATCTTATTGAGGTTAAAATAACGAGGTGTTTGGACTGATATATGGAAGGTGGAGAAGAAAATCAAGATGAGAAAATTCCTCGAGATTGTACATTTTGTAGAGTGACAGGAACTTGTTTCCTCTCAGGATTATCAGTATATTCATTTATATGTGCAAAAAAGGCACAACCTAAATCTTTCCATAAAGCTTTTTGTGTATTATTCGGTACATCTTCCCTAATTCTAGGTATGTTTCTCTTGAAAGCTGGAATAGTTTATTGTGTAGGTGTTTGTAGAGCATTTAACATGGGATTCTTTAAGTGAAATCCAATAAAAcaataatgtgtaaactaatCTGATTTATAATGTCAGAAAAATCTAAAAGAGTTGATgcaatttttatatttgaCTTAAATAGAAAGTCGGATCTCGACTTCCCGTCAGATAAAGACATACAGGTACTTATAAAACACTTAACTGGGTTTAGCTTAGCAAATTACTGTATTATCACCCTGAAGATAGGTCAGTTGATGACAAATTATCGCACTTCGGCCTAATTGAAGGCCTAATTACGCTTTCAAAGTGAGTTATTAATACAATTTAGTGTGCAGAAATTATACTGATGATGACCTTGAGTTTATTAGGTCAAAGCTTTACACAACAGCAGTGGTAAAGTGGTTCGATTCGGTCTACCTATCAGTGGTTAGTGGTACTACTTAAAAAATGGTTAGGTTTTTTTCAACAGGAACACCACAGATGATGAAAAGGACGATTACAGCTACCATTCCAGGAATAACATGCTCAAAACTATACTGAGAAACTCAATTCGAATGTTTGAGATGTTTTACGGCAGTTTCCAAGACAATTTGGTCAAAATTAACCAGTACCttatatttacactaatGAGGCTGTAGTGATGAGATGACGTTGGAAAGTCTACAGGAAATGCTGGAGAACATTTTACCAACATTTATGAATAATTCCACCAAAACGACCCTTAACTTTCTCAAAGGTTTAAAATCACTCGATAATGTGTTTAGATGTTGAGGCTTTCAAGAAGTTTCACACAAACATGAACTTATCCTTGGACGTTCAGGTACTCAGCCAGCCACAAACTATTTAACCCTACAATTTTAAGTCCTAACTTAACGTTTAGATAATGATTGATGACCTGTATAACGAATTTGAGGCGATTTCAAAGTCACTGCTGATATATAACCGGCAAGTCTTACACTACAACATGGAGCTGGATGAAGTGTTCCTAATATACTGTTACATAGTCCGGTACCAGGGAAACATAAGTAAAGTAAAGTCAATGAACGTGAAATGGcctgaaaataatgaaatgaCAATAGTTGACTCGATGGATGATAACCTGTTCAGCCCGCAAATATTCATAAATAATACTCTATACACTTTAACAATGATATCggtacaatattaatagttttaataGCATTTTAGACTAAGAACTCTACACTTGTACTATTACTGGACACAAATGACCCCTTGATtgtatgataattttacacaccaTGGAGAAATGTTTTAGGTAGTCAACTCTATATACGAATACATGAATAAACTTCAACTTAACTTGATAACCTT
This region includes:
- a CDS encoding putative integral membrane protein; translated protein: MEGGEENQDEKIPRDCTFCRVTGTCFLSGLSVYSFICAKKAQPKSFHKAFCVLFGTSSLILGVCRAFNMGFFK